The following is a genomic window from Paenibacillus sp. FSL R5-0766.
GAGCAGGGACATGGGGTAGACTGGACAGCTTTGTATGATGATCTTCAGACAAAACCTACTATTGTCCGTGTACCCACGTATCCTTTTGCCAGAAATCGTTACTGGATTCAGGCTGAAGATCAATCACTTGGAGAGACAACGAGGGAAAAGGGATCGCAATTGAACCGTGCGGAAACATCCCCTTCCAAAGTTGCAGACGCGGACATTGTTCAGCATATGAATGAAACATCCAATCCTGTTACGGGATCTGCAATGACGCCTTCGTTTCAGGAAAAGCAGGGGGAAGAACAGGTTCTATCCTTATTATCCCAAACGGTGTCTTCTCTGTTGAAAGTCAGCACCTACGATTTGGACAGTGATGCGGAATGGGCAGAATACGGTTTTGATTCCATTCTGTTCACAGAGCTCGCGGATCGGTTGAACCGCGACCATGGATTGGGTTTGACACCCGCCATCTTTTTTGAGCATGGCACTATTCGCCAGTTGGCGGTTCATTTGCTGCAAACTTCATTGCGGTCAACGGCTTCAGAAGAGAAGAAACACACATCTGCCCGTTCCCATACAGGGACGGACAGCCAGCTTAATTCGGGTTCAGACCAGCTGTCTTCCCCCGAGCCCATAGCCATTGTGGGTATTAGCGCCAAGTTTCCGATGGCCGATAACGCGGAGCAATTTTGGCATAATCTGCTTGATGGCAAAGACTGCATTTCGGAGATTCCGGAGGAACGTTGGCGCTGGCAGGATTATATGGGTGATCCACTTAGAGAGAACGGCAAAACCAACGTAAAACATGCGGGATTTATGAGCGGAATCAGTGAGTTCGATCCACTGTTTTTTGGCATTTCTCCCAAGGAAGCCATTCACATGGACCCGCAACAGCGCTTGCTGATGATGCATGTGTGGAAAGTGATTGAAGATGCAGGTTATGCACCGTCAGACCTGTCAGGGTCGGCCATGGGACTGTTCATTGGCACAGGCAGCAGCGGATATAATGTCATGCTGGCCCAGTCGAATGAAGCGGTCGAGGCATACTCCGTCACAGCCACCGTTCCTTCGGTCGGCCCTAATCGGATGAGCTACACACTGAACATACATGGTCCTAGCCAGCCTGTCGAAACGTCCTGCTCCAGCTCCCTGGTCGCCATTCATCGGGCCGTTCAAGCCATTCGAAATGGGGATTGCGAGACGGCTGTAGCCGGGGGGGTAAATACGATCCTGTCCGTAGATGCTCATATCAGTCTGACCAAAGCGGGCATGCTTAGCGCGGACGGGCGTTGCAAAACCTTTTCAAGCGAGGCAAACGGTTACGGCCGTGGCGAAGGGGTAGGAATGATTTTTCTGAAGAAATTGAGTGATGCTCAGCGCGACCATGACCACATTTACGGCTTGATCCGCGGTAGCGGGGAAAATCACGGCGGAAAGGCAGGCTCACTTACTGCTCCCAACCCTAAGGCACAAACAGCCCTGCTGAAATCCGTGTATGCCCGGGCAGGAATTGATCCTTCCACTATAAATTATATTGAAGCACATGGCACAGGCACACCGCTTGGTGATCCAATTGAGATCAATGCGCTCAAGACAGTATTTCAGGATACGAGGGCAGACTTATCAACCGCAGGGCAGACTTCCACTCCAGGACAGTCAATCGAATACTGCGGCGTCGGCTCTGTCAAAACAAATATCGGTCACCTGGAGCTGGCTTCCGGCATTGCCGGAGTAATTAAGGTGTTATTGCAGATGAAACACCGCAAGCTTGTTCCCAGCCTGCATGCGGAGCAGCTTAGTCCGTATGTCCAGCTTGAGAACAGCCCGTTCTATGTTGTCAGACAGACGCAGGAATGGGAGAGACTCAAAGACGGCAATGGTAGCGAAATTCCTCGTAGGGCAGGAGTAAGCTCCTTTGGTTTTGGGGGTTCGAATGCCCACGTTATTCTGGAGGAATATATACCACCACGACAGCATGATGAGGTGACCGGTTCTGAATCCGAGCTGGCTCCTGTTGCGATCGTGCTGTCGGCCAAGAGCAAGGAGCGGCTCAAGGAACAAATGATCCAGTTGTCGGCTGCCCTGCTTCGCAATGAGGAGGAGGATACTTCTCAACAGCTTCGCCGCATTGCCTGTACACTTCAGACAGGAAGACAAGCGATGGAATACCGTGCAGGCTTCATAGCCGCATCGATTACAGAGCTAAAATCCTTGCTGGACGGCTATGTTCAGGAAGCGCACCTGTGGACCGATTCGGATGAATCCGTACATGCGCAGCGTTCATCGGAATCTGTGAACGGTCACAAGCTTCATATTGGCTCCATTGCACCTCACAAACGGACGGCAGCACTATTCAGAGAGGATGAAGAACTCGGCGAAGCGCTGCAAAAATGGATTAAACGTTGCAAATACCATAAATTGCTTGAACTGTGGGTGCAAGGCGTAGAGATCCAGTGGGAGCTGTTATATACAGAGGATCGTCCTGAGCGGATATCCCTTCCAACCTATCCGTTTACACCCGAGAAATACTGGGTTGGAATGAAGAATACTGGGACGGAAGATTCATTCGAAGCAAGTAACGAAGAGATGGAAACCGCACCCGTTGCCATAGCTGAAGTTATCGGATCAACAGCCCCGAATCCTTCGGTTGAAAGTGATGTCAGAAGCATCATGGCAGCTCTGCTGGGGATCCCACCAGACGACATGGACGAGCATCGTTCGCTGGAGGATTACGGAATGGACTCTGTACTGGCGCTTCAGCTTCTTCATCATCTCCAATTTCAGATTTCCTCTGAAATTGGTATGGAGGATCTGAATAAATGCCATACCCTGCAGGATGTCATCAGCGTGATAAAGTCTCGGCGAGGAAATGCATGTAATCCATACTTGCCAATATAAAAAGCGAGAAGAAGGAGCGGATCACCATGTGGATTGGATTTTTGTTAATTATCATCTCACTCATTCGTATACCATCGGTTGTTATTGCCATGCGTAACGAGAAAAAGATCGTTGCAGGAGGCGGCACAGAATATGGCAACCTGAACAGCAAAGTGTTATTTGTGCTGCAAAACCTGATTTATCTGAGCTGCATTGTATACGCCTTTATTTACGATGTGCAGTTTAATGCATTAACCGTGATTGGTCTTGTCGTATATGTGTTTGCCCTTTGCTGTCTCATCTATGTTATTCGCAAACTCAGCCCTTTTTGGACATACAAGCTATACATTGCCAGAGACCACAAACTGGTGCAAAGCTCACTGTTTCGGCTGGTGCGCCATCCCAATTATTACCTGAACATCATTCCCGAGCTTATCGGTTTTGCACTGATTTCTCAAGCCTGGCCTGTATTTGTGCCTTTGTTTATCCTTCATCTCATTACACTGTTCAACCGGATTAATCTGGAGGAAAAAGTGATGAAACAAACGTTCACTCAGTACTAGGAACTGGTTGTAACCTTAGGTAGCTACTGGCTCTTTCCAATGGCTTTTGGACCAAACGGGCTGCATCCCTTCTGCACATATGAGATAAAGGAGAGCGATTGGCATGAATATCAAGGAAAGAAGCAGTTTTCCCGATTTGAACTTGGTCACAGGTTTTAAGACCAACGTGGAGAAATATGAGCCATTTGCCTGGTACAAAAAAATGCGCCAGGAAGATCCGGTTCATTATAACGAAGCCGAGGATGTCTGGAGTGTATTCAAATACGAGGATGTCAAACGGGTTGCTGAGGATAAGGAATACTTCTCCAATATGGTGCTCGCTCCACCGATTATTCAGGATACGATCATTTTTCAGGATCAACCCAAGCATACCATCAGCCGCGCGCTGTTAGCCAAAGCATTCACCCCAAAAGCGATGTCCTCCTGGGCGTCCAGAATTGATATGATTGTCCAGGAGCTGATGGAATCGATTGAAGGACGCATCGAAATAGATATGGTGCAGGATTTTGCCTCCCCGCTGCCAATGATTGTTATTTCCGAGTTACTTGGCGTTCCTACAAGCGACCGTGAGCAGTTCCGGGACTGGGCAAACACACTGACGCTGGCTCCCCAGGAGAATACGCCCGAAGAATATATACGCATTTATCAGCTGCAGGCTCAGGCGAGTGAACAGCTTGTGGCCTATTTTCAGGACATCATTGAACTGAAACGCCTTAATCCAGCAGATGATATCATTTCTGACTTGACACAGGCAGAGGAAGATGGAGAAAAGCTGTCTTCCGAGTCGCTGATTGCAAGCTGTGTCATGCTGCTTATCGCAGGAAATGAAACCACCACCAGTCTCATCACCAACTCCATTTACACATTCAATGATCATAAACTGATTAAGGAACTGGCGCAGCATCCGCAAATGATCCCATCGGCTGTCGAGGAGATGTTACGTTACCGTTCTCCGTTGCAGCGCGCGATTCGCAAAGTGCTCAAACGCACAGAGATTGGCGGCAAAGTACTGGAGCCCGGCGACTATGTTGTCAATTGGATCGGTTCGGCGAACCGGGATGAGGACATATTTGAAGAGGGCGATAAGTTCATTCTTGGTAGAAAGAATAACCCCCATTTGGCTTTGGGTAAAGGCATCCATTTTTGCATGGGCTCCCATCTGGCCAGAATGGAAGCCAAAGCGGCGCTGACAGCGATGTTGACTACCTATCCCGGCCTTCAAGTGCATCCCGAATATGAGGTCGACGTCAATCCCAGCAATGTATACGGGCTGAAAAGTTTATCCCTTCTGCTTCAAGGCTGATCGATCTGTTAGTTAGGTGAAAAGACGTAAAAAGTGCCTAGGGTGAACCGTGACTCTAGGCTCTTTTTATTTACTTAAATGTAATTTATTATAATAATACATAATGAATGGGTTTAAAATTGTCCATAAAAAAAGATCATGGGAGGATCTATGAACTGGTACAGCTTTTTTGTACAGAGTGGGAAAGAAGAAGAAATCAAACTTTTTATGGATCGATTTTATGCGCTACAGCACTTGAGTTGTCTAGTACCCAAACGAATGATTCCGGAACGAAAGCAGGGAAAGACTCGTCATTGCACCAAAGTATTGTTTCCAGGCTATATTTTTATCCGAACCGGACAGATTCACGATTTATATTACAACATCAAAAAAACACCATATATTTTGTATATGGTCAATGGCGGCATTCACAAGCATGATCAGGCTGCCAATTTTTTCACTCCGATTCCCAAGGAACAGATGGACTGGCTCATCCAGCTATGCGGTGTCAACGGAACCATGGGATACTCGGACATCATTATCGGCGGGAACCAAATCAAAGTAACGTCCGGACCACTCCTAGGCAAAGAAGCGATGATACGGAAAATTGATAAACGCAAGTCTAGGGCCAAAATTGAGGTACAGTTGCTGAACGAGGTCAAATTGATCGATGTTGGCATCAATGTCTTACTTGCTTGAGTTAGGTGATATAACATCGTTTTGAGTTATAGAAAGTACTCTAAATGACTATATTGACAAATTTAACGCCTTCCACTAAGATAATCGTACAAGTAAATAATGAATATAATCAGGATTGTTACTGATCAGCAGGCAAGACCGATTAATATGCAAACATGTAGAGTATAATTACCATGTGTGCACTATTAATGGTCTTTTTTATTTGCTAAATTCTGTTAACGTTTCATTTTAAAAGGAGATTCGTATGAAAATCACGCGAATTATTAATAATAATGTCGTCTGCGCTGTAAATGAAAGACGTCAGGAAATGATGCTTCTAGGAAGTGGCATTGGTTTTCAGAAGAAAAAAGGAGACGATGTGGACACAGAGAAGATTGAGAAAGAATTTTTCCTGAAGTCCAAAAATGTAACTGGCAAATTATATGCCCTGCTCGCGCAGATTCCGATGGAGTACATCCGTGTGTCCGATAGTATTATTCAATATGCCAAGCAGTCCTTGGATAAAGAGCTGAATGAAAATATATATTTGACGCTAACAGACCATATTAACTTCGCCGTATCTCGCTATAAACAGGGAATGAACTTCAACAATGCGTTATTGTCTGAAATTAAAGCATTCTACGCCAATGAGTATCGAGTGGCTTTGAAGGCTTTGGATATGATTAATCAAGAATTCAACATTACGTTGCCTGAAGATGAGGCCGGCTTTATTGCGCTTCATATCGTCAATGCAGAACTCGGATCTGAAATGGAAGATACCATGAAGATCACGCAATTGATTCAAAAGGTCTTAAATATTATTCGTTATCAGTTCAAAATTCACTTTAACGAAAGTTCCCTTCACTACTCCAGACTGATCACGCATCTAAAGTTTTTTGCCTATCGTCTGTTTAACAATACGGTGATGAAAAGTAATGATAACGATTTCCTCCATATTATTAAAGAAAAATATAAGCTAGAGTACCAATGTAGTCTAAGAATTGCGCAGTTGATTCGGGTAGACTATGGGAAAGAATTAACCGAAGACGAATTGGTATATTTAACTGTTCATATCAAAAGGGTGACTGATGAAGAAAGGGATTGACCCATCATCGCTCCATAATGACTATACTAGGATTGTTACTGGTGATGCAGGCAAGACCTAGAGTTCCATCGTGTATAGAGCATATCTATATTCGATAGAACTCTAGGTCTTTTTTTGTGAAAAAATACATTGAAGGGGGAACAAAAAATGAAACATGAACAAACGGCTACCGACATTCTAAAACTTGTTGGTGGTGAAAAAAACATTGAAAGTGTTACACACTGTGCTACCAGGCTGCGCTTTAATTTGAAAGACGAGTCGATTGCAAACAACGAAGCACTGAAAAACGTACAAGGAGTTGTGGGTGTTGCCAGTAGTGGAGGACAGTATCAGGTCATTATCGGTAATGAGGTCAACAACGTCTATAAAGCCCTTGCGCAACTAGGGAACTTTACAAGCAAGAACGATGCTCCAGCTGTGAAAAAAGGAAAAGTCTCTACTGTTCTGGACACGATTGCCGGAATATTTACACCCATCCTACCGGCGATGATCGGTTGCGCCATGATTAAGGCAGTTCTTCTCATTTTGAAAACCTTTGATCTCGTTGACCTTGACGGTCAATTTAATACGATTATGACTTTCGTCGGGGATGCGGCTTATTACTTCTTGCCAATGCTACTCGCCTGGAGTGCTGCTGTTAAACTTAAAGCTAATGTGGGTTTTGCGTTAACCATTGCGGGTATCTTGTTACATCCTAGCTTTTCGGCGTTGATGTCTGCAGGTGAGCCTGTTACGTTCTTCGGTCTACCTGTTACACAAGCAACGTATTCTTCTTCCGTTATTCCAATTATTTTAGCAGTATGGATCCTGTCATATGTGGAACGATTTGCTGAAAAGTATTCTCCTTCCGTGATCAAATCCATTTTGAAACCTTTAGTTGTAATCCTTGTTATGGCGCCTCTAACATTAATTATTCTAGGACCATTGGGTGCAATTGCCGGTAACTATCTTGCTTCTGCTGTATCCTATGTCAATACACACGCAGGATGGTTAGTGTCTGGTATTATTGGCG
Proteins encoded in this region:
- a CDS encoding cytochrome P450, coding for MNIKERSSFPDLNLVTGFKTNVEKYEPFAWYKKMRQEDPVHYNEAEDVWSVFKYEDVKRVAEDKEYFSNMVLAPPIIQDTIIFQDQPKHTISRALLAKAFTPKAMSSWASRIDMIVQELMESIEGRIEIDMVQDFASPLPMIVISELLGVPTSDREQFRDWANTLTLAPQENTPEEYIRIYQLQAQASEQLVAYFQDIIELKRLNPADDIISDLTQAEEDGEKLSSESLIASCVMLLIAGNETTTSLITNSIYTFNDHKLIKELAQHPQMIPSAVEEMLRYRSPLQRAIRKVLKRTEIGGKVLEPGDYVVNWIGSANRDEDIFEEGDKFILGRKNNPHLALGKGIHFCMGSHLARMEAKAALTAMLTTYPGLQVHPEYEVDVNPSNVYGLKSLSLLLQG
- a CDS encoding isoprenylcysteine carboxylmethyltransferase family protein; translation: MWIGFLLIIISLIRIPSVVIAMRNEKKIVAGGGTEYGNLNSKVLFVLQNLIYLSCIVYAFIYDVQFNALTVIGLVVYVFALCCLIYVIRKLSPFWTYKLYIARDHKLVQSSLFRLVRHPNYYLNIIPELIGFALISQAWPVFVPLFILHLITLFNRINLEEKVMKQTFTQY
- a CDS encoding PRD domain-containing protein, whose amino-acid sequence is MKITRIINNNVVCAVNERRQEMMLLGSGIGFQKKKGDDVDTEKIEKEFFLKSKNVTGKLYALLAQIPMEYIRVSDSIIQYAKQSLDKELNENIYLTLTDHINFAVSRYKQGMNFNNALLSEIKAFYANEYRVALKALDMINQEFNITLPEDEAGFIALHIVNAELGSEMEDTMKITQLIQKVLNIIRYQFKIHFNESSLHYSRLITHLKFFAYRLFNNTVMKSNDNDFLHIIKEKYKLEYQCSLRIAQLIRVDYGKELTEDELVYLTVHIKRVTDEERD
- the loaP gene encoding antiterminator LoaP, with translation MGGSMNWYSFFVQSGKEEEIKLFMDRFYALQHLSCLVPKRMIPERKQGKTRHCTKVLFPGYIFIRTGQIHDLYYNIKKTPYILYMVNGGIHKHDQAANFFTPIPKEQMDWLIQLCGVNGTMGYSDIIIGGNQIKVTSGPLLGKEAMIRKIDKRKSRAKIEVQLLNEVKLIDVGINVLLA